The nucleotide sequence ATCATCTAATACTTTCTGAACAGCTGTTTTTATGGTGGAATCAGTGGCACTATAGGCCAGAGCTTGCGCTCTTTGTGCCAATTGCCAAGCATCTGATGTTTGACTTAATGCTGCTGCTATTTCACCTTGAGTGCTGGCTTTTTCTACCATCGCTTGCGCTGTTTTTTGAGCATCTTGAGCTTTTGCGATGGCGATTTTTGGGTCGTTGGCGATTGCCATTGCTAGTTCTGCTGGTTTAGCCTGAGCGTTGCGTAGAGTGGCGATTACTTTTTGCATGATCTCATTTGCCGACGCTCTTAGAAGATCATTTAACGATACTGTTGCTGATAGGTCTTGAGCTTTTTGAGCTAATATTTGAGCTTTTTGTGCTGCCGTAATGGCTGCTTGAACGGCAGCATCTGTTGTGGCCGTATCAACCAATTTTTGTGCATTAGTTTGAGCATCTTGAGCATCGTTAATAGCTTTTTGCGCCATACCTAAGGTGGTTAATTGGGTTTGTATTTTTGTAATAAGTGTATTTGCATCGTCTATAATTCCTTGAGCTCTTGCTTGATCATCTGTTTGAGTGCCAGTTTTTGCTTTTGTCGCCTGCGCTAATGCTGTTTGTGCTTGTGCCAAAGCTGCATTAATTTGGTCAGAGGTGACTGATGTGTTCGCTTGTGTATTGGCAGCAGCTACAGCTCTTTGAGCGTCAGTTACCGCTTGATACGCGGCTTGTGCTGCATCAGTTTTATCATGTGCCATTTTTACTGTTGTGGTTGCATCATCCACTATTTTTTGAGTATCTATTTTAATGGTGCTGTCAGTTGCATTGGCGACTGCGGTTTGAGCATTCATAGCTTTTAACTGAGCATTTTCTGCTTGAGATAAGGCAGCTGCTATGGTTGTTCGCGTAGTTGCTTGGGCTACGGATTGTTGGGCTTCTGTTAGAGCGATTCGTGCTTGATTTAACGCGGCCGTTCTAAATTCCAATACTGCTTGTTCTTCGGCTGCTATTTGGGCGGCTGCTATATCTTTTTGTGATTGAGAAGCTGCAGCGGCATTGATTTTACTTTGTGCCATGTTTGATGTCGCGAATGCATCGAGGTATACTTGGTGAGCTGCTTCTACTAGTGCAGGATCCTTTGAATTATTTACTGCAAGGTAAGTATCTTGTGCTAGTTTTAAGGCTGCTTGTGCTTGCTTGAGGGCTGCGAGTATATCGTTCGGATTTGCAGCAGTATCGACTGCTTTTTGTGCGTCGGTTTGAGCTGTTTTTGCTAAAACTATAGTATTTTGAGTTGCTGCTTGAGCTGTTTTGGAAGCCTGCAAAGCAGTAGTTTTTTTATCTTGCGCCATAGTTACTATTTTTTGAGCATTACTACGCGTATCGTTGGCAGCAGTCTTAATAGTGCCATCTATCTGGTTTTCGGCTAATAGTTGGGTGTTTTGAGATCCGGCAAGGACTGTTAGTGCTTGTGTTAATGCTGATTCTATTTGGTCGAGGGATGTTGCTGAGTCGACCGCAGTTTGTGCTGCTTGTATTGCATATTGAGTTTGAGTCAGCGAGGCTTGTGCTGCTTTTACGGCATTAAATAGGTCTTGTGCTGTTTTCAAGGTTGCGGTTGCATCGTCTACTGCTTTTTGAGCTGCTGCTTTGAGTGTATCATCTCCCTGTGTGGCTGCTGCATCTCGAGCATTCTTAGCATTAGATAAGCTTGATTGAGATGCAGTGACTGCTGCTTGTATAATATCGTGTGTTGTTGCAGTATTGATCACCGCTTGAGCTGCTACATTTGAATTTTGAGCTACTTTTATATAGTTTTGCACATTGGTAAACCCATTGAGTTTACTTTCTGCTTTACTCATGGTTTGGCCTGTATCAAATAATAGTTTTTGACCCAATGCTTTCAACGTATCGTCTGTTGTTTTGAAGGCGAGAATATTGGCATTTTGAGCTTTGGAAAGAGCCGATTTTGCTTGCGTTAATGCGGCTTCAATATCTGCTTGCAAAGCAGCCTTATCCAAGGCTGCTTGCGCTGTTTGTTGAGCATCTTGTGCAATCGTGAGTGCCGCTTGAGCATCGGCTTTGGCTTGTTGGACTGCTTGAGCTGTTTGCGCTGCTCGTGCTATTTGATAGGCGGCTTGATCTACTTGCATTTTTTGTGTTTGGTTTTGTATGTCATTGATCACGCCTTGTGCTTCATTGAGGGTGCTGGCGGTTGCTGCTTTGATGGTGGCATCAAGATTGGCAGTCAATGGTGGTAGACTAGTAGCCACTATTTGAGCATCTTGCGCTTGTTTTAACGCATCTTGCGCAAACGTTAATGCTCGTGCTAGGTCACTTTGTGTTTGAGCCCATCCTAATTGTGCCCTGGCTATGCTGAGGGCGTTTTGAGCTTTGGCTAGGGCTGTTTGTGCAGGATTGGCTTGCAGTTGTTCTGTTGTTGCAAGAGCATCTGCTTTGGCTTTTTCATCGGCTAATTGAGCTGCTGCTAGGGCATCAGCTTTGGCATTATCTTCGGCCGCTTGAGTTGCAGCCAGGGAAATTGCTTGAGCTTTATCTTGTGCATCTTGTTTAAGTTTATCGGTGATCTGAATTTGTTCTATGATTTTGGGCGTTCCGATGCTATTTAAGAATGATCGATAAAGATCGTATACATCAATACTATAGGCCCATTGCACCAAGTTTGCTAGGCTTGAGTCTGTACCCGGCAGATTCAAGAAATCATGATCCCAACCTTGTGCGGTTGTTATGATACTGCTCAGTTTTTCTTGTGCTGCTTGTTTTGCTTGGGGACTATTGTTTGAAGTGTACCAATAGTTCTGAAGCAGGCTGGATAATTCCATGATATCTTTTTGAAGAGCATCGTATTGAGCCATTTTTGTACGTGCTTTTTCATAGTCTTCTTGTTGTTGATTTGCTGCAGCGATCAAAGCTTTTTGGATTAATGGTGCATCGGGATATTTGTTAAAAATTCTTTGGTAGGAATCCAATATTCCAAGTTTATACGTTGGCGCTACTAACGATGCTATGTGTGCATCGAGGGTAATAAAATCTTCGTAGCTGAGTCTATCGATTTTTTCTATTATTTCTTCAAATGCAATAATAGCAGGATTGAGTAAAAAATTGGCAATGCTTTGTTTTATGGTTGCAAGAAATACTTCTTGAGCTTGCTTGGTAAAATTGGCGAATTTTTCCTGGCTGGCATCGGTCATTATTGCAGGCAAGGTGCCATATTGTTTAAAGTATTCTAACATGCCCTGAAACCAACCGGATAAGGTTAGCCAGAGAGGCGGCGTGTTCCATTCCATATCAGCAATAACAGCCTGTAGAAATTGATAGTATAAATCAGTCATCGCTTTAAACCCTAATGCAGTTGAAGCTATATTCTGTCCTTGTGCTTCACTTAATGCTCTTATTACGGAAGTAATGGTTGCGTCTTGTAATGTTTGATTTTTTATATCTTGTTGTATGGTTGCCGTAATAGCAGGGAAGTTGAAAGTATTGATAGTAATTTGTTCTTGAGAAATTTGTTGAGGAGCAGTTGCAGGAGTAGGGGTTGTTGCGACTTGTGCGTCAGCTAATGCTTTTGCTATAGCTTCTTGTTGTAATGCCGCAGCCTTATCGGCAGCAGCCTTGGCGTCTTGCGCGGTTTTAGCGTCATCGGCAGCTTTTTTTGCTTGTGCATCAGCCAATGCTTTTGTTGTAGCTTCTTGTTGTAATGCAGCAGCTTTGGCATCTTGCGTAGCTTTTTCTTGAGCATCTTGAGCAGCTTTTGCATTTGCGGCCTGTTTTGCTTGTGCGTCAGCTAGTGCTTTTGCGGCTTCGTCTTGTTGTAATGCAGCAGCTTTGGCTTGTGCAACTTGTTGTGCTTGTGCCTCAGCTAAAGCCTTTGCGGCCTCTGCTTCTTTTAATGCAACGGCCTTAGCATTTGCATCGGCTTGAGCTTTTGCGTCTTGTGCGGCTTTTGCCTGTGCAGCTTGTTGTGCTTGCGCGTCTGCTATTGCCTTTGCTGCTTCTGCTTGTTTTTGTGCGATTTGAGCTTTCGTGAGTGGTTTTAACGCATCTTTAATGGCTTTGAGTGTATCGCTCGCTAATTTTTTTGCTTGAGTAAGGGCGTCTTTAATATCAGCATCATTATTTAATTTTTTAGTTGAAGCTAATTTGGTGACATCATCCAATTGTTTGGTGATGGATTTGAGTGCGTTTTCGGTTTTAGCTGTTTGTGCGGCTGTTTTTGCTGTGGTAATTTTTTGTAGTATATCGGTTTTTGCAGCAGCTGTCTGAGCGTCTTTAATTTCTTTAAGAGTATCGCTTACTTCTTTTTTTGCTTGGACTAGAGCGTTTTTAATATCAGCATCATTATTTAATTTTTTTGTGAGAGCTAATTTGGTGGCATCATCTAATTGTTTGGTTATAGATTTGAGAGTGTCTTCGGTTGTAGCTGCTTGTGCGGTTGTTTGAGCAGCAGTAATTTGCTGAAGCATGTTAGTTTTAACCTTTTGCAGATCTTCTGTCACTTTTGGGGTTGCAGCTGCGGTTTTAGGCTGAATAACGGCGACCGCGTTGTTTGTCAACGCGGTCAATAGTATAATCATAAAAACGTATTTTTTTGACACATATTTCACAAGCATTCCTCTTGGAAATGACTTATTGTAAGCACTGTTTAAAACTTATTCAGTAATAACAATAGGTGCAGGTTGATTCATATATTCTGGAAAAGCGTTGTCTATTAATGGTTTTAGTTGTTCTAGTCTTTGACTGAATGCGTTGCGGAAGTCAGAGAACTCAAATTGGGCCATGATCCAAAGTCCCAGGATAGGGAAGGTAGTCATGATAGCAACATGAAGGTTTTTTAAAGCTGCTCTGTTTTGAGGGGTTTCTGCATTTCTTTGGATTTTTTCTGCCATTGTTTGTGAGAGGTCATAAATTTTTTGTATAGCAGGTAGGAATGCTTTCATGTCAGGTACCATCGCCTTAAATTTCTTTTCCCACTGTGAAGTTGGAAACTTAATGAATTCAATAATAAACGCTTTTATTTCAGGTTGTGCATTCTTAAATTTTGCTAAAGCATCTTTAGCCGCTTCTTTTAATGGTGATGGATAGGTTGCTATCTTGAGTTGTGATTCGAATGACTTCATCGTGTTATTAAATTGAGTAGTAAAATCTTTGACTAATTTATCTTGTTCTTTTTTTAATCTCTCCAGTTCTTTTTTTGCTGCTAATTCTGCTGCGGTCTTTTTGACGACCGGTGCTTTAGTTGCTGGCTTTATTACCACAGCTTGTGCCTGAGGTGCACAGAAGGCTAAGCTTATCATGGCAATCGAGAATGCTAAGACATGTTTAGGGGATATGTTTTTCATAGTAACTTCCTTTTTTTAAAAACTATATTGGTAACTTTATTATCAGTATTCCATAGTGACAAGCAAGAAATCAATAGTTTTATTAAATTCAATTATAATTGTTATTCGTAGGCGAATTAGGAGTTTTATGAGGGGAGTTAAAAGTTGCTCGAGATAGGGATTGTTTAGGGTCGATGGTTCATAATTCTTTTTGATAGCGCCACTGATGGAGCGGCCAAGGCTATTGCGGCTAGCTTTATGATATAACTGACGATAATAATGTGCAGAATGTTGTCCACGATGCCATAGAGACCTAAAAAGCTAAATAATATGGTGTCGAGTAATTGACTGACGATAATCGATGCACCATTGCGGATGACTAAATGGCGATTGACTAGGGCTATCTTGAGTCGAGCATAAAGCCATGAATCAAAGAACTGCACTACTAAATAGACAACAAATGAGGCAATAACAATGCGGGGCATGAATCCTAGGATGGCTTGAAAGTGATCTTGCATGGTGTCGCTTGGGCTTGGAACGTAGGCCAGTTGAATTTGCGATACGATACCATAAAAAGCTAAGAGGCCAAAGCTGGTCCAAATTGCCTTTTTTGCACTCTCTTGTCCAAAGTATTCTTGGAGAAGATTTAAACCCAATACAGCACCGATGGTGAATGCATCAGAACAGGTGGCGTTAAAGCCAAAAAGCGTGGTTTGCTTGGTGACAAATATGTTTGCCAAAATGCATTGCACAGAAATAAAGGCAACAAGCGCCTCTTTGCCCATACGGAGGGCAAGGAGTGCTGATGCGGCAATGAAAAGAGAATGAGCGGAGAAAATTAATTCATTAATCATGTCAGTAACGGCCATTCTTTAAAGCCAATGAGTTGGCACTCAGGTTGGGGAATAATGCCAAATTCTTTTTTGACCAATTCTTGCATGGTGCGCACAAGGTTAACAATATCAGTTGATGTGGCATTGCCACGGTTTATGAGCATATTGGCATGTTGATAGGATACTATCGCATCGCCAACGGCAAGTTGACCTTTAACGCCGATTTTATCTAAGTAGTAGGCAACGTAGATCATTTTTTTACCATTACTCATCAAGGTAACTTCATTGTCATGAAAATTTCTGAAAAATGAGCCACAGGTGTGCGTGCTGGGGTATCGTTTAACGCGGTGGCGTATAATTTCAATCCGTCTGCCTTGTGCATAGGCCGTTGCTAAGTCGGTTGTCCTTTTAAGCTTAAATGTTGCGTTAAGGAGGTAGTGATTTTTATCGAATAGTTTTGATTGGTCGTAACCAAAATTAAACCATGCCGTGGATACTGTTTCAACCAGACCTGATTCTTTATGGATAATCTGCGCGCTGACTAAAAATTGCTCAAGTAAGAACTCATAATAGTGAAGATTGATATAGACCGAACCGCCTACAGTACCTGGAATGCCACTAAATTCCTCCAAGCCGACGATATTGTGTTCAAGGCAATATAGGATGAGATCATGGATAGTAACGCCAGCGCCGGCTGTAATTTCTACAGATTCTTCATTTAAGCAGTTAATGGTTATTTCATTAAGTTGTGGTCTTATGACTAATCCATCAAAACCATCATCACTGATTAATATATTAGCACCTTGTCCAAGTACAAAAATAGCCAGTTTGTGTTCTTGCGCATAAAAAAGTGCTTGCGCAAATTCTTGTGCCGTTGTTGGCTCTACATAATTTTTTGCAGCACCACCGGTTCTGAACCAGTTTTTATCGGCAAGCAAAATATCGTGTTGAACCACGAGACTATGTTGGTTGTGATGGGGGCTTTGTGTGTGCATTATTGTACGGAGCAGGCTGTTTGAGGTTCAGCTTTTTTAAACGGTGCACGCACGGCAACTTTTTTATTCGTCACTAATTCTGAGCATTCTTTGCTACAAGTGTTGTGGTATTGTGTAACACAGTCTTGGCAGGCAATAAAATGTTTGTTGCAGGTGGCATTGAGGCAATTGGTGTAATCATCAGATGCATTGCTGCATAGGTCGCAGATGCTCAAAATGTCATCATTAATCTTAACCGCTACGCGACTATCAAAAACATAGTTTTTCCCTCTAAAATAACCATCGGGGAATTGTTCGGTATAACGAACAATTCCGCCTTCAACTTGATAGACTTCTTGGGCAATGCCTTTTTGGTTGAGGTAAGCGGTTGCTCGTTCGCAACGGACGCCGCCGGTGCAGAACATTAACACTTTTTTGTCTTTAAACTGCTCAGCATTGATGTCCAAATATTCTGGCAGATCTCTAAAATTCTTAATATCAGGAATAATTGCATCAGTAAAGGTGCCAATTCTTGATTCGTAGTTGTTTCTGGTATCTAGAATAACCAGGTTCTCTGGTTTGTCTTGTAGCAATGCATGGGCTTGAGCAGGGGTAAGGTGGCGACCGCCATCACGAACAGTGACTTTTTGTGTATCTTGACCAAAGTTAACGATTTCATCTTTAATTACAATGCGTAGTCGTGGGAAGTAGTCAGAATCGCCTTCGCTTTTTTTAAAATCAATAGCGCCAAAAAGTTCGTGATTGTTCATGAGGGTAATGTAACGTTCTACCATGGTATTGTCCCCGGCTAGGGTGCCGTTAATGCCTTCGTGGGCGAGAATAATACGGCCTTTTAATCCAAGATCTTGGCAAATTTGAGTCTGCCATTTTAGGATTTGCTTAGGGTATTGAATGTCGACGTATTTATAGAAAAGGATTAATGTGCCCATAGGATTTTTCAATAAATTAAGGGTTAAAAGTTCTTATATACTCTTATTTTTACTATAGCATATTGCTATGGGGCCGTCGATAGTCAATAGGTTTTTAGAGTGTCAGATCTATTGGCGTAATGTCTTTTTAAAAACATTACAAAAAGAAAATTATTGACAAACTGCTTGTATCTGTCAACATCTCTCCTCTGTATGTTAGCGTTCAATTTTTTGAGGTTTGTTATGTGTGATTTAAGAAAAATATTTTTGATAGGGTTATTCAATATAGTTTCTGGTGCATTTGCTGGTCAGGGTGGAAGTTGCGAGATTCTCCCATTAGATAAATATAATCCAGATGTTGCGGATGGAGTATCAAGATTGTTAATGAAGGCGATTGTAGCAAGTGATTATGGCCAGGTTGTGCGGGCTTTGGATTTTCATGCTGATGTTAATGCATCAGCAGAGGAAGGAATAACTCCGCTTATGCTTGCCTGCAGTAAAGACAACAGTGATATAGTGAAATTTCTTATTTGTTGTAGAGCCGATTCCAATATTCAAGATCTTAGTGGTGAGACAGCTCTTCATGTAGCTGCATGTTATAGTGCATACGGGTGTATAAAATTATTGCTTGAATCAGGCGCTCGGGTTGACGTAAAAAACAATAAGGGTCAGACGCCAGTGGATTTTGCTATGGTGTCTGGTAATTATAAATGTATGGGAGTTCTGGTAAGAAAACTTTTTGAACCAACCAAGCGTACGGTGACGCCAAAACATTTTATATTTGCACCAATATTGCCAAAAGCGGTGCATGGAGCTCTTATGTTTTCTAATAAAGAAATGATAAAAGATTTTCTGAATGGTCCGGCAATGCATTGTGGCGATAACGTTGAAGCGGTAGATGTTTCAACTGGTTCTTGTTTGTTATCTTTAGCCGCAGCGTATAGTTCTGAAGAAATAGTACAAATGATCTTATCAAGAAGGCCTCATCTTAATAGAAAAAATCGTCTAGGGCAAACAGCTTTGCATCGTGCTGTGTCACATGCTCAGCCAAACATAGTGGAGTTGCTTTTAATAGCTGGTGCTTCTGCTAATATAGTTGATAATGCCGATAGGACAGCGTTTGATATTGTTTGTGTTGGTTCAGATTTTAAACATGCTGAGTTACGTAAACATTATTTAGAAAAAAAAACATTATTGGTTGATCACATGAAACGCAACATGGCCATCGAGCTTTATAAGCATACTCCGATAGCAAATTACGACACGCGCGAACAAATAACAAAATTAATTATGGATTATCATACTATCAGTGAGCCACGGCCTCACCAATAATAAAAATTGAGTCGTTAGCACCAGCGAATTTTTAAGGATATTGCATGAAACATAGTACAAAAATAGTATTAACCTTCTCACTCGGAATGAACATGACCGGCCTTGTCGCCATGTTGCCTTACTGGAGAGTTTCTGAAGCTTTAAAAGCCAATCCGGAGCGATCTATTACACAAATATTTTCTCAAGAATTATTAATAGCAAGTCAATCTGGTCAGTTGAATACAATGCAAGAATTGATTGAGATAGGTGCCGATGTGAATTTTCAAGGGGCCGATGGTACTACTGCGCTGCATAATGCATTGCTTAATAGGCATCTTGGATGTGTGCAATGTTTGATTAATGCAAAAGCTAATATCAACCTTGCAGATGGTGAAGGTATAACACCACTTCATTGTGCCACAAGTCGTAATGATGGAGCATCTATGAATCTGTTAATTGAAAAGAATGCTTTCATTGCAGCATGTGATAATGACGGGCAAACTTCAATGCATGTTGCCGTTGAGCAGGGCTATAGCGATGGTTTGCAGCTTTTGCTTGATAACAATTTTGGTCCTGAGACTACGCTTTGTATTGATAAGGCTAATGCAAATGGTGAGACGCCACTGCATTATGCGGCAGATCTTGGGGATGAGCAATGCCTGAAAATTTTGTTGGCAGCAAAAGCTAATGTTAATCTTAGAGCTGCTAGTGGTAAGACGCCATTTGAGTTAGCGTTTGATCGGGATAATGCCTTATGTATGATTCTTTTATGTTTACAGCAGCATTAATCATAGATGGCGAGCATGATGAAAATTAGTCTTATTCATTGATTTTGCGCTAGCACGCTATGGTTCTTTTTGGTATACTGACACTGAAACTGATAGTGTGTAAGTGTATCAAAAAAAAGGATCGTAATTATGACAAAAAAATTAATGTTAGCATTGTTATGTGGCGTAGCTCCAGTAATGTTTAATGGATGCTCATGTCAGACAGATAAAAAAGAAACAAAAGAAGTAACAACAAAAACAGCAACCACAAAAGAAATGAAAAATACTATGAACGAAATTAAAACTACTCCGTCAGGATTACGTTATCAAATTCAACAAGCAGCACCTGCTGATGCTAAAAAACCTACCAAAGGTAATAAAGTAACCGTTCACTACACTGGCTGGTTGGAAGATA is from Candidatus Dependentiae bacterium and encodes:
- a CDS encoding ankyrin repeat domain-containing protein, coding for MKHSTKIVLTFSLGMNMTGLVAMLPYWRVSEALKANPERSITQIFSQELLIASQSGQLNTMQELIEIGADVNFQGADGTTALHNALLNRHLGCVQCLINAKANINLADGEGITPLHCATSRNDGASMNLLIEKNAFIAACDNDGQTSMHVAVEQGYSDGLQLLLDNNFGPETTLCIDKANANGETPLHYAADLGDEQCLKILLAAKANVNLRAASGKTPFELAFDRDNALCMILLCLQQH
- a CDS encoding FKBP-type peptidyl-prolyl cis-trans isomerase, with translation MTKKLMLALLCGVAPVMFNGCSCQTDKKETKEVTTKTATTKEMKNTMNEIKTTPSGLRYQIQQAAPADAKKPTKGNKVTVHYTGWLEDKDGQPNLDKKFDSSVGRAPFSFVIGAGMVIQGWDEGVMDMAVGEKRRLIIPGNLAYGKQGYPGVIPPNATLIFDVELLEAA
- the murB gene encoding UDP-N-acetylmuramate dehydrogenase, whose protein sequence is MHTQSPHHNQHSLVVQHDILLADKNWFRTGGAAKNYVEPTTAQEFAQALFYAQEHKLAIFVLGQGANILISDDGFDGLVIRPQLNEITINCLNEESVEITAGAGVTIHDLILYCLEHNIVGLEEFSGIPGTVGGSVYINLHYYEFLLEQFLVSAQIIHKESGLVETVSTAWFNFGYDQSKLFDKNHYLLNATFKLKRTTDLATAYAQGRRIEIIRHRVKRYPSTHTCGSFFRNFHDNEVTLMSNGKKMIYVAYYLDKIGVKGQLAVGDAIVSYQHANMLINRGNATSTDIVNLVRTMQELVKKEFGIIPQPECQLIGFKEWPLLT
- a CDS encoding rhodanese-related sulfurtransferase — its product is MGTLILFYKYVDIQYPKQILKWQTQICQDLGLKGRIILAHEGINGTLAGDNTMVERYITLMNNHELFGAIDFKKSEGDSDYFPRLRIVIKDEIVNFGQDTQKVTVRDGGRHLTPAQAHALLQDKPENLVILDTRNNYESRIGTFTDAIIPDIKNFRDLPEYLDINAEQFKDKKVLMFCTGGVRCERATAYLNQKGIAQEVYQVEGGIVRYTEQFPDGYFRGKNYVFDSRVAVKINDDILSICDLCSNASDDYTNCLNATCNKHFIACQDCVTQYHNTCSKECSELVTNKKVAVRAPFKKAEPQTACSVQ
- a CDS encoding ankyrin repeat domain-containing protein, which gives rise to MCDLRKIFLIGLFNIVSGAFAGQGGSCEILPLDKYNPDVADGVSRLLMKAIVASDYGQVVRALDFHADVNASAEEGITPLMLACSKDNSDIVKFLICCRADSNIQDLSGETALHVAACYSAYGCIKLLLESGARVDVKNNKGQTPVDFAMVSGNYKCMGVLVRKLFEPTKRTVTPKHFIFAPILPKAVHGALMFSNKEMIKDFLNGPAMHCGDNVEAVDVSTGSCLLSLAAAYSSEEIVQMILSRRPHLNRKNRLGQTALHRAVSHAQPNIVELLLIAGASANIVDNADRTAFDIVCVGSDFKHAELRKHYLEKKTLLVDHMKRNMAIELYKHTPIANYDTREQITKLIMDYHTISEPRPHQ
- a CDS encoding queuosine precursor transporter; translation: MINELIFSAHSLFIAASALLALRMGKEALVAFISVQCILANIFVTKQTTLFGFNATCSDAFTIGAVLGLNLLQEYFGQESAKKAIWTSFGLLAFYGIVSQIQLAYVPSPSDTMQDHFQAILGFMPRIVIASFVVYLVVQFFDSWLYARLKIALVNRHLVIRNGASIIVSQLLDTILFSFLGLYGIVDNILHIIIVSYIIKLAAIALAAPSVALSKRIMNHRP